A DNA window from Polyodon spathula isolate WHYD16114869_AA chromosome 18, ASM1765450v1, whole genome shotgun sequence contains the following coding sequences:
- the LOC121331282 gene encoding transmembrane protein 100-like has protein sequence MMGCKSGPLACQQQQVQLESSTANLEGVAQAKPEPLSTLERLALATGGTEKSWYRCIFPFGIISLVIGLSSAAVTFYFNSLPMAKAVSVVLLGVGLMVMTFTCCRVHKRKKRKRKEGGSFSLEQCAL, from the coding sequence ATGATGGGATGCAAGTCAGGACCCTTAGCCTGCcagcagcagcaggtgcagtTGGAGAGCTCCACTGCTAACCTGGAAGGAGTAGCCCAGGCCAAGCCTGAGCCCCTGTCCACCTTGGAGAGGCTGGCCCTGGCCACAGGGGGCACCGAGAAATCCTGGTACCGCTGCATCTTCCCCTTTGGCATCATCTCGCTGGTCATCGGGCTGTCCAGTGCGGCTGTCACCTTCTACTTCAACAGCCTGCCCATGGCCAAGGCGGTCTCGGTGGTCCTCTTGGGGGTTGGCCTGATGGTCATGACCTTCACCTGCTGCAGGGTGCACAAGAGAAAGAAGAGGAAAAGGAAAGAAGGGGGTTCCTTCAGCTTGGAGCAGTGTGCTCTGTGA